GCCCGGCAAGCTTCCGGCGGATGTGGTGCAGCTCGAATACGAACTCGAGTATGGAACAGACAAGATCGAGATGCATACCGACTCCCTGGTTGAGGGGCAGCGCGTGCTTCTGGTCGATGATCTCCTTGCTACGGGCGGTACGGCTCTTGCCGCTGCCGGACTGGTCGAGAAGCTTGGTGGCGTCGTGGCTGGCATGGCCTTCATCGTCAATCTGCCCGATATCGGCGGCGAAAAGAAGATTCGTGAAAAAGGATATGATATCTACTCCCTGACCGAGTTCGAAGGGGATTGAGTCTTTTCGAAATTTGATGGATTTAATGAAGTATTCTTTTGGCTTGTTGAAACATGGCGCGCTCCTTGCCGCCATGCTGCTGCTTTCCGTCAGCCTTCCAGCGGTGGCGTTTTGCTCGACCGGAGGGGGAGAGCACTCTTTCCTTCCTCCGGTATGGCTGGCTCTTCCGTTTGTGCTGCTGCTTGTGATGATCGCCACCGGCCCGCTCTTGTATCCGAAATTCTGGGAGCATAACTATCAGAAGGTCGCTCTTCTGCTTGGCGGCGGTGTTTCGCTTTATTATGCGTTTGCCGTGGCGGGCGGGTTGGGTCAGCTCGAACATACGCTCGAAGAGTACATCTCCTTCATCGCCCTGATTGCCTCGCTTTTTGTCGTGGCGGGTGGCATTCTCATCAAGATCGAACGTCGCGGCACGCCGATGCTCAATGGGTTCCTGCTGCTGTTCGGCGCGGTGCTGTCGAATATGGTCGGAACGACCGGGGCTTCGATGCTGCTGATCAGGCCCTATCTCAGGGTCAACGAAGGTCGCCTGAAGCCGTTCCATATCGTCTTTTTCATCTTCATCGTCAGCAACATTGGCGGTGCCTTGACGCCTATCGGCGATCCGCCGCTCTTTTTGGGTTTCCTGCGTGGAGTGCCGTTTTTCTGGGTAGTTCAACACCTTTGGCTACCCTGGCTGGTGACGGTCGTTCTTCTGGTCGCCATCTTTCTCGTGCTCGATGCGAAGAACGGGAAGAGCGCGAACGAAGGGAGCTATTCGGGCCGAATTACGCTGACCGGGCGCAGAAATTTCATCTATCTGATTCCGTTGATCGGGTCGATCTTTCTCGATCCCGCCGTGATTCCCGGATTTCCGAGTCTTCAGGAGATGTTTCATGTGCCGTTCGGCATCAGGGAGGTCATCATGCTGACGATCGCGGTCGTGGCGTACAAGACAGCCAACCAGAATGCGCTCAAGGGCAACGAGTTCAACTTCGAGCCGATCAAGGAGGTCGCATTTCTTTTCGTGGGCATCTTCGCCACCATGATTCCCGCGCTCCAGCTTATCGGCGCTTATGCGCAATCCCACGCAGCCGAGTTCACCGTCACGAGGTTTTACTGGTTCACCGGAATCCTGTCCGGCGTGCTCGACAATGCGCCGACCTATCTGAATTTCCTCGCAGGCGCGATGGGCAAGTTCGGCCTCGATGCCGGAAGTCCCACGGACATGGCAAGGTTCGCGCACGGCATCGCTTCGCCGGTCGCGGGGGATGTCGAATCCTATCTGTACCTGATGGCCATTTCTGTGGCGGCGGTCTTTTTTGGCGCGATGACCTACATCGGCAATGCTCCGAATTTCATGGTCAAGAATATCGCCGAGCAGACGGAAGCGGACGTACCCTCTTTCGTGGAATATATTTACCGCTATTCGATTCCGGTCTTGCTGCCGGTATTCGGAATCATCTGGTTTGTCATGTTCAACTGGTAGGCGTACCATAACCTGCCGTTCAGAACAGCAAACGGCAGGGTAGAAAGCCGGAAACCGCGCGGTCACTCTTATCCGGTACTCAAGACAAGAGTGACTGAATTATATCGTTCCGCAGTCGTCCAGAAACAGGTCCACTCCTCTGTGCGCGAGCACTTCATTCCGTCAATATCCTTGCCGCGCGGGATGTGCCGCCGAGGCGGTTACTCGTCTGATTTCAGGCTTTCGCTGACAGCGTGCTTGAACTCTTTGGAGATTTTGAAAGTCGGCACGTTTTTCGGCTCGACGGTCACCTTCTCGCCAGTTCTCGGGTTTCTGGCCTGCCGGAGATTCTTGTAGCGGATGTTGAACGATCCGAACCCGCGAATCTCAATCCGTTTTCCGGCTTTCAGCGAGTCGATGATGCTCTCGAAAAGGGAGTCAACGACTGCTTCCGTTTCGTTTTTGGTCAGACCTGTGCGCTGGGCGATAACGTTCACCAGGTCGGCTTTGGTGGTAGTCTGTCCCATGGTAGTGTGTGCTTTGGGGTTATAGGTTTGCCAATACTGCTGGTTAATTCCAAAGGCGTATAGCTACTAATACAAGAAAAACTGCGAACATCCGTCTCAAAAGATCGCTTGAGAGTTCAATGGCCAGCCGTGCTCCAAAAAAAGCACCGGCGAAAAGGCCGAGCGCGATGACCAGTCCAAACCAGATATTGTCGGTCGAGATTTTGCCGGACTGGTAATATTCGTAAACCCCCAGAATCCCTACCGGAAGCAAGAGGGCGACGAGCGAGGTCGCGCTGGCGGTTTGCTGGGTCATGCCGAAAAAGAACACGAGCGCCGGAACGATGATCACTCCGCCACCGACGCCGAACATGCCGGAGAGGAGTCCGGCGGCGAGTCCCGTGATGAACAGAATGAGCAGTTGCATGATGTTTTTCGAAAAGATGTTCCGTTGTTGACTTGTCAGGTTCGCTCATGCCGGAGAGCCTTCAATGGTCCCCTTCGAATTGACGATAGCGTCGATTTCAGCCGAATCGAGCGACTCCTTTTCAATCAGCAGCGCAGCCATTTCGTGCAGTATCCGGCCATGCGCCGTGAGAATCTTTCGTGCGTTGTCCATGCACTCGGTGATGATTCTGCGCACCTCGACATCAATCTGCAGGGCGGTATCCTCGCTGTACTCCCTCACATGCGAATAGTCCTTGCCGAGGAACACCTCCTTGTGCCCGTCGCCGTAATTGATCGGGCCGAGCTTGTCGCTCATGCCCCAGTTTTTGACCATCTTGCGGGCGATCTCGGTCGCCTTCTCTATATCGTTGGCCGCGCCAGTACTCACCTCGTCGAAGATCAACTCTTCCGCCGCGCGCCCACCGAGGGCGTAGGTGATCATGGCGATCAGGTACTCGCGATTCTGTGTGTAGCGGTCTTCGAGCGGCAGGTAGGCGGTCTGGCCGAGGCTTCGGCCTCGCGGAATGATCGTGACCTTGTGGATCGGGTCGGAGCCGCTGGTGAACTTCGAAACGATCACATGCCCCGCCTCGTGATAGGCGGTGAGCTTTTTCTGGTCGGGCGAGATGAACATGCTCCTGCGCTCCGGTCCCATGAGCACCTTGTCACGGGCATCTTCAAAATTCCGGGCGGTAATTACCGTCTGCTCCTTTCTTGCCGCGAGGAGCGCCGCCTCGTTGACCAGATTGGCCAGGTCGGCACCCGAAAAGCCCGGTGTGCTGCGGGCGATGCCGGCAATATCAATTTCGCCCGAAAGTGGCGTGTTGCGGGTATGAATCTTCAGGATCGCCTCGCGCCCGCGAATGTCGGGCTTGTCGATGACCACCTGACGGTCGAATCTGCCGGGGCGCAACAGCGCGGTATCGAGCACGTCGGGGCGGTTGGTGGCGGCGATGAGAATCACGTTGTCCTTGGTGGTGAAACCGTCCATCTCCACGAGGAGCTGGTTCAGCGTCTGCTCGCGCTCGTCGTGCCCGCCGCCGAGACCCGCGCCACGGCTCCGGCCCACGGCGTCGATCTCATCGACGAAAACGATGCACGGCGCGTTTTTCTTGGCGGTGTCGAACAGGTCACGCACGCGAGCCGCGCCGACGCCGACGAACATCTCGACGAAATCCGCGCCGGAGATGGAAAAGAAGGGCACCTTCGCCTCGCCCGCAATCGCCTTGGCAAGCAGCGTTTTTCCTGTGCCGGGAGGGCCGAGCAGGAGCACGCCCTTGGGTATCTTGCCGCCGATCTTCTGGAACTTCTCGGGGTTCATGAGGAACTCCACGGTCTCCTTGAGCTCTTCGACAGCTTCGTCAACTCCGGCAACGTCTTCGAATGTCACCTTGACGTCAAACTCGCTGACGAGCTTGGCGCGGCTTTTGCCGAAGCTGAAGATGTTTTTCGACGCGCCGTTCTGCATCGACATACGTCTGAAGATGAAAAAATAGACGAAGCCAAAGAGAACCCACGGCAGCAGGAGGAGCAGGAAACTGGAAAAATCGTCGCTGCTTTGCACGATCTTGAGCTGGATGCCGCGCGCCGAGAGGCTGTCGGCCTGGGGCCGGTCGAAACCCGGAAGCCTGACCATGAAGCGGTCGGAGCTGATGGTGCTGCCGTTGGTCAGCCGGAGACTGTCGGCGGCCTTGAGCTTGCCGGTCAGGAGGGCAGAGTTGTCCTGGCTGGTTTTGACGGTGACTTCAGCGAGCGAACCGCCAGTGACGATCGAACGGTATTCGTTATAGGAGATTTCCGGGGAGAGTTCCTGGGAGAAAAAGCGCTGGAATACAAACAGGCCAAGCATCGCCAGCATCAGGAAAAGGATGAACTTTGGAAATCCACCCTCGCGTTCCTCTTTACCGGGAAAACGGTCATCTGGATCCGAACCTTTGTCTGGCGGCATGAAGCGGTTGCCGGGCCGGTTTTTCGGAGTCTTGTCGCTGCTTTTATTTGACTGCATCTGCTGTTGTTCGGGTGATGCAAGATAACTTACGGAATAATAAGTAATTAAAAGTAAAACTTTGGTAGAAACCAAAAAGTTTATCGTGAGCCATCTCCGGCAGGTTTTTTTTGGAGTTATTTTCTTGCCGCAGCCGGAGATATGGCTTCCGTCGAGCCACTTGCGCGCTTTTTCTCCGTAGTTGGTCAAATTCTCTTACAATTGCCAAATGCAGCGAGTTTTTCTTAAATTCCTTGCGTTTCGAAGGCGCTGCCGTAACGTCTGATCTTTCAGATTTCGAGGGTGTGCCTGCCGTTACAGTCTGTCGCAATTACAAAATCTTCATCTTTCGTACTATGGCCGGTCAAAGGGTTAGAACGCGATTTGCCCCATCTCCTACGGGATATCTTCACGTCGGCGGTCTTCGCACCGCACTGTACAATTATCTGTTCGCCAAGAGAATGAACGGGGATTTCGTCATCCGGATCGAGGATACCGACCAGAGCCGCAAGGTCGAGGATGCCGAAAAGAATCTTATCAGCACGTTCGAATGGGCGGGCATCATCGCCGATGAAAGTCCGATGCATGGCGGCAACTATGGCCCGTACGTGCAGTCACAGCGCCTTTCGATCTACCGCGACTACTGCACCCGCCTGCTCGAAGACAAAAACGCTTACTACTGCTTCTCGACCTCCGAAGAGCTTGAAGAGAATCGCCAGCTTCAGCTCAAGCAGGGGCTTCAGCCCAAATACAACCGCAAGTGGCTACCCGAGGAAATGGGTGGCAACATGCCGGAGTCGGAGATCAAAAAGAAGCTCGACGAGGGCGTACCCTACGTGGTGAGGATGAAGGTGCCGGACTATGTGTCGGTCTGGTTCGAGGATATGATTCGCGGCCCGATCGAATTCGACTCGGCGACCATCGATGACCAGGTGCTGATGAAGTCCGATGGCTTCCCGACCTACCACTTCGCCAGCGTCATCGACGACCATCTGATGGAGTTTACCCACATCATCCGTGGCGAGGAGTGGCTGCCGTCGATGCCGAAGCACCTGTTGCTCTACGAATTCTTCGGCTGGGAGCCGCCGAAGTTCGCGCACCTGCCGCTTCTGCTCAACCCCGACCGCTCCAAGCTCAGCAAGCGCCAGGGCGACGTGGCCGTCGAGGATTACATGCGCAAGGGTTACAGCAACGAGGCGATTGTCAACTTCGTCGCGCTGCTCGGCTGGAACGAGGGTGAAGGCAGCGAGCAGGAGGTGTTCAGCATGGAGGAGCTGATCTCGAAATTCTCGCTCGAACGGGTGGGCAAGGCTGGCGCCGTCTTCAACGTCGAAAAGCTCTCATGGCTGGAAAAGCAGTACATCAAGACCCGTCCGGTCGAAATGATCGTGGGCAACATCAAGCCGGTGCTCCAGGCCAGGCTGGCTGAATTCTCGCCGGAGATGCCGGTCGAGCGCATCAGCTCCGACGACTATCTCGGCAAGGTGGTCGAACTGATGCGTGAGCGCGTCAACTTCGAGCACGAGTTCGTGACCTTCAGCAGCTACTTCTTCTTCGAGCCGGAGAGCTACGAGGAGGAGGCGGTCGCCAAGCGCTGGACGCCGAACGTGCCGCCGCTGCTTCAGGAGTTTGTCGAAGTGCTCGAAGCGAACGACGACTTCACCGCCGAGAACATCGAGGCGCAGCTCAAGGCGTTCGTGGCTCCGAAAGGCTTGAAGCCCGCCGTCTTGATTCATCCGCTCAGGATCGCCGCCTCCGGCGTGAGTTTCGGCCCGAGCCTCTACCACATGCTCGAAGTGCTTGGCAAGGAAGCGGTGCTCCGCCGCATCCGCCGCGCCATCGAGCGGATCGAGGTGCCCGTGGCCTGACTCAACCCTCAGCGGGGCATTCCGTTGCCCCGCTGAGGAAAAAGTTCTTTTTTTGTTTGGAGTTAAAAAGGCCAATTGCTATATTCACCTCACTCCGATTGGACAGATAGCTCAGTTGGTAGAGCAAAGGACTGAAAATCCTTGTGTCGGGGGTTCGATTCCCTCTCTGTCCACCACCATACTCCTACTCCCCAAACCCCGGAACTCCCGGGGTTTTCTGCTTTTCTGGCGGTTTTTTGGCTTGACTGTTGAATTTTTATGATGATAGTCAGCGCGTGAATCTTCCGAAACTTTCTGTATATTTCGAGCAGCAGTATCCCGAGCAGTACCCTTTTACTGAACTTTAAACTTACGGGTATGACTGATAATCAGTTTTTTGAAGAACAAAAAGAGCAATCATTGATTAAATCTGTGATTGTTGCGAAATATTTTAGTGTATGGGCTAATGTTATCGTGAGTACACTTCAGAAAAAACCTTTTTCACAGCAGAAAATTGCATATATAGATTTGTTTGCCGGTCCAGGTCGTTATAAGGATGGAGCTAAGTCAACACCAATAAAAATTTTAGAACATGCAATCGGTGATGAGAAACTAAAAGAGCGGTAAGTGGCAATTTTTAACGATAAGGATGAAGATAACTCAAAAAGTTTAGATGAGGCTATTTCAAAAATACCAAGAGTTGAAGAGCTGAGGTATAAACCAAAGGTGTATAATGAAGAAGTTGGGGAGAAAATAGTGAAAATGCTATAAACGACGAATTTTATACCGACATTGTTTTTCGTAGATCCTTGGGGTTATAAGGGTTTGTCATTGAGGTTAGTTAATTCGGTATTAAAGGATTGGGGTTGTGATGCTATATTTTTTTTAATTATAACCGAATCAATATGGGGTTGAACAATCCATATGTATTAGAGCATATGGAGGCTTTGTTTGGAAAGGGACGTGCTGAACAAATAAGTGCATCTGTATTGAATAAACGTCCAGTTCAAAGGGAGCAAATTATCGTTGAAGAACTGTGTCAGTCGCTAAAAAGATATGGATCAAGATATGTGTTGCCTTTTGGATTTAAAAATGAAAATGGTAAGAGGACAAGCCATCATTTAATATTTGTTAGCAAACATTTTCGCGGGTATGAAATTATGAAGGAGATTATGGCAAAAGAAAGTTCTAATAATAACCAAGGTGTTCCTTCTTTAGAATACAATCCAGCAGATTTTTTGCCGCAGCAGTCATTGCTTGCGCAACTATATCGGCCATTTGAAGATTTGAGTGAAGAGATTCTTGGCGCATTTCAAGGGAAGAGTTTAACATTGGAAGATATTTATCATACACATAGTGTGGATAAACCTTATATTAGAAAGAATTATAAGGATGTTATGAGCAGTCTTTTTGAAGATGGGTTGATTGATGCTGTGTCCCCGAATGGAAAACCTCCACGTAAGGGAACGTTTAGTGATAAAACAATAGCAACTATTCCGAATAAAAATGACAAATAGTAAAATAGAGTGGACGGAATCAACTTGGAATCCGGTGACAGGGTGTACGAAGGTTTCGGAAGGGTGTCGGCATTGTTATGCTGAGTCGTTCGCGCGGCGGTTGCAGGGGATGGGGGTTGAGAAGTACCGTGATGGGTTTCGCTTGACCTGTCATCCTGATGCCTTGCAGGAGCCTTTCAGGTGGAAAAAACCTCGCGTCGTGTTTGTGAACTCGATGAGCGATTTGTTCCATAAAGACATTCCACTCGATTACATCCAGAAAGTTTTCAGCGTGATGAGGCAGAACCCGCATCATGTGTTTCAGGTGCTCACCAAACGCGCGGATGTTCTCAGGTATTACGATAGTGAAGGGTGGCTGACCTGGCCGCATAACGTGTGGATGGGCGTGACGGTTGAAAATGCCGACAATGTTGGACGGATAGAGCTACTGCGTCAAACGGGAGCAAAGGTGAAATTCCTTTCCTGCGAGCCGCTGCTCAGCGCGTTGCCTGATTTGAATCTCACCGGAATCGATTGGGTCATCGTCGGCGGCGAAAGTGGCAGGGGAGCGCGGCAGATGAAGGAGGAGTGGGTTCTCGATATTCGGGAGAAATGTCTTGCTGCCAACGTGCCATTTTTCTTCAAGCAATGGGGCGGGGTTAATAAGAAAGCTGCGGGCAGGTTACTGGAAGGGAAGGTGTATGACGGGAGTCCGATGGAGTTGGTTGGTGGAGAGCGATTGCTGTGAGGTGATTTTATGTTTATAAATTAATGTATTTGTACGGTTTATGGAAAAAGAAAATATTATCGCATTTTGTCCGAAATGTAATGTTCAGTGTATGCTGAAGAGTGTCGCATCGCACACGATAACGACCCCTGATAATCCACTTCAGGCTCAAGAAGACCCGACTGGTACGCCATATCATGTACATGTGTATGAACTTGCGGTATGTGATAGATGTGATACTTTGTTTTTAGTCGATTCTTGCTATTACGACATTCCTGATGCTGGCATAAGTGCTTTTCAAGGACAAGAGGTATTGTATCCGGCAGAAAAAAGAATCATTTTAGATGAGAATATCTCGGCAAGTATGAGGAAGATATATTCTCAAGCCATTAGTTCATATAATTGTGGTTTGTATGAGCCATGTGTGATTATGTGCAGAAAAACTCTTGAGGCAATTTGTGTTGAGTTTGGTATAAAAAAGGGTGATTTGAAAAGTCGACTTGTGCTTTTAGAGAAAAATGGGATAATAGATCAGAAGCTTTTATCGTGGTCTGATGAGTTGCGTATGATAGGTAATGATGCTGCTCATGATATGTGTGTTTTAATAGAAAAGTCGGATGCTCAGGATGCTATTGATTTTTTGGATGCTATTTTACTTTATGTTTTTTTGCTTGATAAAAAGTTTCAGGATTTTAAAAATCGAAGAATCTCTAAGAATGCTTGAGTTGTGTTCAAAAAGAGCTGTTCTTTTTCAGAGCTTTAAGCGTTCAATAAGTCATCAGCGAATTGTGTGAGTTGCGGGAGAACTTCCCGATGCTGATTAATCCCACCAAAAGCGCTATCTTGTTGAAATTTTTTGGCCGGTTGTGTCGGTAGTTGTGGGTTTAACAAGATAGGTGGCGAGGTTTTTGACGTATGTGCATCCGATCTCTTCTCTCTTCTCAACTCTCCCTTGCGCGGGCCGCTCGGCCTGTCCGACTGCCGTGCGGTGAGTCCGTCAACTCGTTATCCTACCAGCAGTTCGCGGCATGAACATCACGACTGATCCGCTTCAGGAGGCCTGGCACCGGCTCGATGCTCCCGGTTCCTACGAGTGGTGGTACTTCGATGCCGAGGATGAGGCGCAGGGAATCTCCGTCGTCTTTATCTGGTTCGCCGGTTTCGCCTTTTCGCCCTACTACCTCAGCCACTACGAAGAGTGGAAAGCCCGGCGCCGGGCCGATCCGCCCAGTCCTGTCGATTACGCCGGGTTCAGCTTTCAGCTCTACGAAAACGGCAAGGAAAGCATCAATTTCATCAAGGAGGGCCCGCGTGAGCTGTTCGCCTCCGAAGATGGCGGAATCGGCGTACGCTTCGAGGGGAACCGTTTCGTTTACGATCCCCTGCAAGACGAGTACCGTCTCTCCATCGACTTCACGTTTCCGGCGCGAGACCGTTCGGTGCACGCCTCGTTCTCCTTCCGCCCGCAGCACCGCTTCGACTACAGCCTCGACACCGCCGCGAATGACGGCGTCGATTTCCGGCACCAGTGGGTGCTGAGCGTGCCGAAAGCCGAGGTGCTCGGCGTGCTCGACCTCAAATCGCTCTCGTCAGGCAAACGCAAGGTTCTGCAATTCCGCGGACGGGGCTATCATGACCACAACCTCGGTACCGTGCCGATGTACGAATCGATCGACCGGTGGTACTGGGGACGGACGTTTTCGCAGCGCTACGACCTGATCTACTACGTGGTGTTCCTGCGTGGCCGCGCCTCCAGGCCGCAGGCGGTCATGCTGGTTCGCGATCACGAAAGCGGCGAGCAGTCGGTGTCCGCTGCCGTGAGCGTGAGCGAAAAGCGTTTCACCAGAGGGCTGTTCGCGCCGGTTCACGCTCAGTCGCTCCGCCTCGAAGCGCCCGGCGTCAGCGTGGAGGTGCGGCATGGCGAGTCGCTCGACGCCGGGCCCTTTTATCTTCGTTACGGCTCGCGTTTTTCCATGACGATAGGGGAGGAGCGTCTGGAGAAGGTCAGGGGCATTTCGGAATTTCTGAATCCGAAGCCTCTGCATTCAAAGGTGATGCAATTTTTTACGGCGAGCCGTGTTCTGAGGGATGGTAAAAGTTCGGTGATGTACACCCTTTACAATTTTTTCAAGCAACAATTTGATTTTCGGCGCTTCTAACTACTTATTACACATTTCGATAGCACTCAGACCACTGATGATGCCTTTTTAAGGCGCCATTGTATAAAAAGGAAATAATTTTAAATTAAATGTCAGTCTGTACGCGCCTTCGGCACTTCCGGTACCCATAGCGATACCGGAACACCATCAAGACTCGGTGTATCTTTTGCGAGATACCGTCAGACGGCGGAAGCCCTCTTTATTCATACAACTCAAGTCATTTAAAGGAGATAGATAGAAATGGCGCAAACTGGTAATTTCAAAAGCCCTGCAAGAATGAGTTCGCTGGGTCAGGGAGCATCTCCCGCTTCAGCCGGTGCGGTTACCGGCGGAAAACCTCGCGAGGAAGGACTCAAGGGAGTCGATTTCGAACGCAGAGGCTTTCTGCACAAGGTTGTTGGCGGAGTGGGCGCAGTCGTGGCTGTCAGCACGCTGTATCCTGTCGTGAAGTACATCATTCCTCCGGCCAGGAAGATCAAGATCGTCGATGAACTTACCGTTGGAAAGGCCTCGGAAGTTCCGGATGGCAAGGGAAAGATTTATCAGTTCAATGAGGACAAGGTCATCGTGGTCAACAAGGGCGGCACACTGACGGCTGTCAGCGCCGTTTGCACGCACCTTGGCTGCCTGGTTAACTGGGTTGATGCCGATAACGAGTATTTCTGCCCCTGCCACGGTGCGAAGTACAAGATCACCGGCGAGATCATCTCCGGCCCGCAGCCTCTGCCGCTGAAGCAGTACAAGGCAAGGATCGAAGGTGACAGCATTATCATTTCAAAAGCTTAAGCATCAATACCTGAAAATCAAGGGAGTCAAGACCTATGGCTGAAAATACCCAGAAACCGGCAGCAGGCAGCGCACCTGCCAAGCCGAAACCGGCGGCAGGCGCAGCCAAGCCCGCCGCGCCGGGCGCTGCCAAGCCTGCTGCGCCGGGAGCCGCCAAACCCGCTGCGCCGGGCGCAGCGAAAGCCCCCGCAAAGCCGGCCGCTCCGGCTGCCGCAGCACCTTCCGGCGTATTCAAACCTCCGGTAGATCGTCCGGATCCGAATCCATTCAAGGATTCCAAAATGAGCGCCGTGGCCGGATGGTTCCAGGAGCGTTTTTACGTGCTCAACCCGATCATCGATTACCTGAAGCACAAAGAGGTGCCGAAGCACCGCCTCTCCTTCTGGTACTATTTCGGCGGTCTCGGACTCTTCTTCTTCATTATCCAGATTCTTACCGGCCTTTTGCTCCTCCAGTACTACAAACCTACTGAAACCGATGCGTTCGCTTCGTTCCTGTTCATCCAGGGCGAGGTGCC
This genomic window from Chlorobaculum limnaeum contains:
- a CDS encoding sodium:proton antiporter, encoding MKYSFGLLKHGALLAAMLLLSVSLPAVAFCSTGGGEHSFLPPVWLALPFVLLLVMIATGPLLYPKFWEHNYQKVALLLGGGVSLYYAFAVAGGLGQLEHTLEEYISFIALIASLFVVAGGILIKIERRGTPMLNGFLLLFGAVLSNMVGTTGASMLLIRPYLRVNEGRLKPFHIVFFIFIVSNIGGALTPIGDPPLFLGFLRGVPFFWVVQHLWLPWLVTVVLLVAIFLVLDAKNGKSANEGSYSGRITLTGRRNFIYLIPLIGSIFLDPAVIPGFPSLQEMFHVPFGIREVIMLTIAVVAYKTANQNALKGNEFNFEPIKEVAFLFVGIFATMIPALQLIGAYAQSHAAEFTVTRFYWFTGILSGVLDNAPTYLNFLAGAMGKFGLDAGSPTDMARFAHGIASPVAGDVESYLYLMAISVAAVFFGAMTYIGNAPNFMVKNIAEQTEADVPSFVEYIYRYSIPVLLPVFGIIWFVMFNW
- the tcmP gene encoding three-Cys-motif partner protein TcmP encodes the protein MGLNNPYVLEHMEALFGKGRAEQISASVLNKRPVQREQIIVEELCQSLKRYGSRYVLPFGFKNENGKRTSHHLIFVSKHFRGYEIMKEIMAKESSNNNQGVPSLEYNPADFLPQQSLLAQLYRPFEDLSEEILGAFQGKSLTLEDIYHTHSVDKPYIRKNYKDVMSSLFEDGLIDAVSPNGKPPRKGTFSDKTIATIPNKNDK
- a CDS encoding DUF5131 family protein, whose product is MTNSKIEWTESTWNPVTGCTKVSEGCRHCYAESFARRLQGMGVEKYRDGFRLTCHPDALQEPFRWKKPRVVFVNSMSDLFHKDIPLDYIQKVFSVMRQNPHHVFQVLTKRADVLRYYDSEGWLTWPHNVWMGVTVENADNVGRIELLRQTGAKVKFLSCEPLLSALPDLNLTGIDWVIVGGESGRGARQMKEEWVLDIREKCLAANVPFFFKQWGGVNKKAAGRLLEGKVYDGSPMELVGGERLL
- the gltX gene encoding glutamate--tRNA ligase — protein: MAGQRVRTRFAPSPTGYLHVGGLRTALYNYLFAKRMNGDFVIRIEDTDQSRKVEDAEKNLISTFEWAGIIADESPMHGGNYGPYVQSQRLSIYRDYCTRLLEDKNAYYCFSTSEELEENRQLQLKQGLQPKYNRKWLPEEMGGNMPESEIKKKLDEGVPYVVRMKVPDYVSVWFEDMIRGPIEFDSATIDDQVLMKSDGFPTYHFASVIDDHLMEFTHIIRGEEWLPSMPKHLLLYEFFGWEPPKFAHLPLLLNPDRSKLSKRQGDVAVEDYMRKGYSNEAIVNFVALLGWNEGEGSEQEVFSMEELISKFSLERVGKAGAVFNVEKLSWLEKQYIKTRPVEMIVGNIKPVLQARLAEFSPEMPVERISSDDYLGKVVELMRERVNFEHEFVTFSSYFFFEPESYEEEAVAKRWTPNVPPLLQEFVEVLEANDDFTAENIEAQLKAFVAPKGLKPAVLIHPLRIAASGVSFGPSLYHMLEVLGKEAVLRRIRRAIERIEVPVA
- a CDS encoding hydroxyneurosporene dehydrogenase, which produces MNITTDPLQEAWHRLDAPGSYEWWYFDAEDEAQGISVVFIWFAGFAFSPYYLSHYEEWKARRRADPPSPVDYAGFSFQLYENGKESINFIKEGPRELFASEDGGIGVRFEGNRFVYDPLQDEYRLSIDFTFPARDRSVHASFSFRPQHRFDYSLDTAANDGVDFRHQWVLSVPKAEVLGVLDLKSLSSGKRKVLQFRGRGYHDHNLGTVPMYESIDRWYWGRTFSQRYDLIYYVVFLRGRASRPQAVMLVRDHESGEQSVSAAVSVSEKRFTRGLFAPVHAQSLRLEAPGVSVEVRHGESLDAGPFYLRYGSRFSMTIGEERLEKVRGISEFLNPKPLHSKVMQFFTASRVLRDGKSSVMYTLYNFFKQQFDFRRF
- a CDS encoding sulfite exporter TauE/SafE family protein; protein product: MQLLILFITGLAAGLLSGMFGVGGGVIIVPALVFFFGMTQQTASATSLVALLLPVGILGVYEYYQSGKISTDNIWFGLVIALGLFAGAFFGARLAIELSSDLLRRMFAVFLVLVAIRLWN
- the ftsH gene encoding ATP-dependent zinc metalloprotease FtsH encodes the protein MQSNKSSDKTPKNRPGNRFMPPDKGSDPDDRFPGKEEREGGFPKFILFLMLAMLGLFVFQRFFSQELSPEISYNEYRSIVTGGSLAEVTVKTSQDNSALLTGKLKAADSLRLTNGSTISSDRFMVRLPGFDRPQADSLSARGIQLKIVQSSDDFSSFLLLLLPWVLFGFVYFFIFRRMSMQNGASKNIFSFGKSRAKLVSEFDVKVTFEDVAGVDEAVEELKETVEFLMNPEKFQKIGGKIPKGVLLLGPPGTGKTLLAKAIAGEAKVPFFSISGADFVEMFVGVGAARVRDLFDTAKKNAPCIVFVDEIDAVGRSRGAGLGGGHDEREQTLNQLLVEMDGFTTKDNVILIAATNRPDVLDTALLRPGRFDRQVVIDKPDIRGREAILKIHTRNTPLSGEIDIAGIARSTPGFSGADLANLVNEAALLAARKEQTVITARNFEDARDKVLMGPERRSMFISPDQKKLTAYHEAGHVIVSKFTSGSDPIHKVTIIPRGRSLGQTAYLPLEDRYTQNREYLIAMITYALGGRAAEELIFDEVSTGAANDIEKATEIARKMVKNWGMSDKLGPINYGDGHKEVFLGKDYSHVREYSEDTALQIDVEVRRIITECMDNARKILTAHGRILHEMAALLIEKESLDSAEIDAIVNSKGTIEGSPA
- a CDS encoding DUF4145 domain-containing protein, translating into MEKENIIAFCPKCNVQCMLKSVASHTITTPDNPLQAQEDPTGTPYHVHVYELAVCDRCDTLFLVDSCYYDIPDAGISAFQGQEVLYPAEKRIILDENISASMRKIYSQAISSYNCGLYEPCVIMCRKTLEAICVEFGIKKGDLKSRLVLLEKNGIIDQKLLSWSDELRMIGNDAAHDMCVLIEKSDAQDAIDFLDAILLYVFLLDKKFQDFKNRRISKNA
- a CDS encoding adenine phosphoribosyltransferase, coding for MPIKSRIRTVPDYPKKGIMFRDITTLIKDPVGFRLVIDNLTQHYLSNGVDFDVIVGIEARGFILGGALAYTLGKGFVPVRKPGKLPADVVQLEYELEYGTDKIEMHTDSLVEGQRVLLVDDLLATGGTALAAAGLVEKLGGVVAGMAFIVNLPDIGGEKKIREKGYDIYSLTEFEGD
- a CDS encoding HU family DNA-binding protein, whose product is MGQTTTKADLVNVIAQRTGLTKNETEAVVDSLFESIIDSLKAGKRIEIRGFGSFNIRYKNLRQARNPRTGEKVTVEPKNVPTFKISKEFKHAVSESLKSDE